One window of the Saccopteryx bilineata isolate mSacBil1 chromosome 2, mSacBil1_pri_phased_curated, whole genome shotgun sequence genome contains the following:
- the ZDHHC12 gene encoding palmitoyltransferase ZDHHC12 isoform X1: MAPWALLSPGVLVRTGHTVLTWGITLVLFLHDTALRQWEEQGKLLLPLTFLLLVLGSLLLYLAVSLMDPGYVNVQPQEEAKEEQTAMVAQAIPLRRCGHCMVLQPLRARHCKECGRCVRRYDHHCPWMENCVGERNHPLFVAYLALQLLVLLWSLYLAWSGLRFFQPWGLWLRSSGLLFTTFLLLSFFSMVAGLLLASHLYLVASNTTTWEFISSHRIAYLHQRSGNPFDRGLAHNLAHFFCGWPSGSWETLWTEEEEEAEGHSQAV, translated from the exons ATGGCGCCCTGGGCGCTGCTCAGCCCTGGGGTCCTGGTGCGGACCGGGCACACTGTGCTGACCTGGGGGATCACGCTGGTGCTCTTCCTGCACGATACCG CACTGCGGCAATGGGAAGAACAGGGGAAGCTGCTCCTGCCCCTCACCTTCCTGCTCCTGGTGCTGGGCTCCCTGCTGCTCTACCTGGCCGTGTCGCTCATGGACCCAGGCTACGTGAATGTCCAGCCCCAG GAGGAGGCCAAGGAGGAGCAGACGGCCATGGTTGCTCAGGCCATCCCTCTTCGGCGCTGCGGACACTGCATGGTGCTG CAGCCCCTACGGGCCCGACACTGCAAAGAGTGCGGTCGCTGCGTCCGCCGCTACGACCACCACTGCCCCTGGATGGAGAACTGCGTGGGGGAGCGCAACCACCCGCTCTTCGTGGCTTACCTGGCACTGCAGCTGCTCGTGCTCCTGTGGAGCCTGTACTTGGCCTG GTCTGGCCTCCGGTTCTTCCAGCCCTGGGGACTGTGGCTGCGGTCCAGTGGGCTCCTGTTCACCACCTTCCTGCTGCTCTCCTTCTTCTCGATGGTGGCCGGCCTGCTCCTGGCCTCGCACCTCTACCTGGTGGCCAGCAACACCACCACCTGGGAGTTCATCTCCTCACACCGCATCGCCTACCTCCACCAGCGCTCCGGCAACCCCTTTGATCGGGGCCTCGCCCACAACCTGGCCCACTTCTTCTGTGGATGGCCCTCGGGGTCCTGGGAGACCCTCTGGaccgaggaggaagaggaggcagagggccACAGCCAGGCTGTTTAG
- the ZDHHC12 gene encoding palmitoyltransferase ZDHHC12 isoform X2, protein MAPWALLSPGVLVRTGHTVLTWGITLVLFLHDTALRQWEEQGKLLLPLTFLLLVLGSLLLYLAVSLMDPGYVNVQPQEEAKEEQTAMVAQAIPLRRCGHCMVLQPLRARHCKECGRCVRRYDHHCPWMENCVGERNHPLFVAYLALQLLVLLWSLYLACPGDCGCGPVGSCSPPSCCSPSSRWWPACSWPRTSTWWPATPPPGSSSPHTASPTSTSAPATPLIGASPTTWPTSSVDGPRGPGRPSGPRRKRRQRATARLFRVARGRTTILRLRAEGQPEGLGLLTSAHTSRPRSRAKGRTLPGGSSASQGRRQEEDLCGARAPVSGASETTTAPSQNASTTYFYKFNNP, encoded by the exons ATGGCGCCCTGGGCGCTGCTCAGCCCTGGGGTCCTGGTGCGGACCGGGCACACTGTGCTGACCTGGGGGATCACGCTGGTGCTCTTCCTGCACGATACCG CACTGCGGCAATGGGAAGAACAGGGGAAGCTGCTCCTGCCCCTCACCTTCCTGCTCCTGGTGCTGGGCTCCCTGCTGCTCTACCTGGCCGTGTCGCTCATGGACCCAGGCTACGTGAATGTCCAGCCCCAG GAGGAGGCCAAGGAGGAGCAGACGGCCATGGTTGCTCAGGCCATCCCTCTTCGGCGCTGCGGACACTGCATGGTGCTG CAGCCCCTACGGGCCCGACACTGCAAAGAGTGCGGTCGCTGCGTCCGCCGCTACGACCACCACTGCCCCTGGATGGAGAACTGCGTGGGGGAGCGCAACCACCCGCTCTTCGTGGCTTACCTGGCACTGCAGCTGCTCGTGCTCCTGTGGAGCCTGTACTTGGCCTG CCCTGGGGACTGTGGCTGCGGTCCAGTGGGCTCCTGTTCACCACCTTCCTGCTGCTCTCCTTCTTCTCGATGGTGGCCGGCCTGCTCCTGGCCTCGCACCTCTACCTGGTGGCCAGCAACACCACCACCTGGGAGTTCATCTCCTCACACCGCATCGCCTACCTCCACCAGCGCTCCGGCAACCCCTTTGATCGGGGCCTCGCCCACAACCTGGCCCACTTCTTCTGTGGATGGCCCTCGGGGTCCTGGGAGACCCTCTGGaccgaggaggaagaggaggcagagggccACAGCCAGGCTGTTTAGGGTCGCAAGAGGCAGAACCACCATCTTGCGTCTGAGAGCAGAAGGCCAACCCGAGGGCCTGGGGCTCCTCACTTCTGCCCACACCTCCCGGCCTCGGAGCAGAGCGAAGGGCAGAACCCTGCCTGGGGGCAGTTCTGCCTCCCAAGGAAGAAGGCAGGAAGAGGACCTGTGTGGGGCCAGGGCACCAGTGTCCGGGGCTTCTGAGACCACCACAGCCCCAAGCCAGAATGCCTCTACTacatacttttataaatttaataatccATAA